TTCTGGGCGCTGCGGGCCGACGTGCTGAAGGTGGTGAATGAAAACTGGGGCATCGCCCTGCGCGCCGGCTGGTTCGACGAGACCGCCGAGACCAGCATCCCGCTGCCCTTCGCCACCATGGAGTCCGATCAGGACGCGCAACGGCTCTACCTGCAGGCGGACGCGGTGGGCACCTTCACGAGGGCCGACATCGCGGCGCTGCCCGAGAGCTGGATCCTGCGCCCCAACATCGGCGCGGCCTGGCAGAAGACCTGGTTCGACGAGACCACCAACTCGCTCGGGGCGAGGGTGAAGGGCCCGCGCGGCGAAAGCACCGAGGACTACGGCTCGGTCTATGCCAAGGCGGCGCTGCAGCACGTCGGGCCGGGGGCGATCCAGCCCTATGTCGGGCTGGGCGTCGACGTCGAGTTCGCCAATTCCTACGAGGATTTCGTCGACGAGACGGGCTATTTCAACAGCTTCGCCGGGGCGTCGATCTCGCTCTCGCGTTCGGCGATGATCAACGTGAGTTACGGCCGCTACGACGGGTTCAACGGCAACCGCACCAAGGAGTCGCTGGTCGTCGCTCTGGGCGTGACCTTCTGACCGGGTGCAGCTTCCCCGGGCCGGATCGCGGCCCGGGACTGGCTTGGCGGGCAATGGGAGACCATTGCCCGTTCTTCGTTGCGGGAATGCCCCCGGGGCGCTGCCGTCAGGCCAGCACGCCCTTGAGGTCGCGGTAATAGCCTGACAGCCCCG
The Salipiger sp. H15 DNA segment above includes these coding regions:
- a CDS encoding autotransporter outer membrane beta-barrel domain-containing protein codes for the protein MLKLIATCALGAVTLCPGTAAKADAPQAMGAGGPPPLSIRVLANMGRTGLLGIMSSNERYGAVQSRVAFGRSMSALADIPGNPEDGYSDGVSELLTPLSAIIQLNKGPSDSASFLRFSSDNRWSDAWRTENAGTDMEADSEAHGFGAQYFYAPNADLMLGLGVEVNRNEVEMRHNDGSSDIEFWALRADVLKVVNENWGIALRAGWFDETAETSIPLPFATMESDQDAQRLYLQADAVGTFTRADIAALPESWILRPNIGAAWQKTWFDETTNSLGARVKGPRGESTEDYGSVYAKAALQHVGPGAIQPYVGLGVDVEFANSYEDFVDETGYFNSFAGASISLSRSAMINVSYGRYDGFNGNRTKESLVVALGVTF